CCTGACCTTCTGCAAGATGATCAAGGAGACCTTCCCCCATATCCATGTGGTGGTAGGAGGCAATGTCGTCACGCGGTTGCAGGAAGAGCTGCCGAACCAGGAACGGTTCTTCACAGAGATCTTCGATTCGGCCATCCTCTATGAAGGGGAACATGCGCTGCTCTGGCTCGTCGAGGCCTTGAATGGAGAGCGGCCCATCAGTTCCGTGCCCAACTTGATGTATCGCGATGAGTCAGGCGTCCACCGGAGTCCCGAGGTCTATACGGAGAAGACGACCGCGCTGCCTCTGCCGGACTTCGAGGGGCTGCCGCTGGAGAAGTACTTCGTGCCGGAGCTGATCATTCCCTACCTCGCGACGCGCGGCTGTTATTGGGGCCGTTGTACCTTCTGCGACCATGGGCAGGGCTACTTCGACCAGTATCGGGGGGTGCCGGCTCAGCAAGTGGTCGAACAGATCAAGACGCTACGGGACAAGTACAATTGCAGACACTTCTTGTTTAGCGATGAGTCCTATCCGCCGGCCCTCTTCAAGAAGGTGTCGCAGTTGCTGGTGGACCAGAATGTCGGGATCAAGTGGACGACGTTGATCCGCTTTGAAGAAACGCTGCAGGACCAGGAGATCTGGGATCTGGCGGCGAAGGCCGGCTGCTGCACTCTCTATTATGGGATGGAGTCGGCGAACGAACGTGTCCTGAACCTCATGGACAAGCATGCCAAAAAGAGCGTGATCCAGAACAACCTCCATCAGGCGGCGAAGGCGGGGATCTGGAACCACGTGATGGCGTTCTACGGCTTCCCCGGCGAGACGCGCGACGAAGCGCTGGAGACCCGCCAGTTCGTCATCGACAACCAGCCGGTGATCCATTCGGTGGAGCTGTTCTACTTCGTGGCCTATCGCCATACGCCGATGGTGCGCAATCCGGAGAAGTTCGGCATTACGATCCACAAGCAAGAGGACTACGACCTGCCGCTGGATTATTACTACACCTTGAACGATCCGAGCACGCTCTCCTGCCTGGACGCGATGCAGCTCTGCGAAGAATTCTATAAGAACGATTTCCAGCCCTGGGCGGTGCGGGTGAATTCACGCGAGCACGTGTTCCTCTATATTTCGAAGTACGGAACGAACCAGTTGCCGCAGATCTATGCGCAGCAGACGCAGTCTCTTGGCTCGCCGGACGGTGTGTCGGGCCTGGTCACCTGGCCGGTGGCAGTGAGCGAAGGCGAAGACGGTAGAGAGGGGATGAGTCGGGTGGTGAGTCACGGGGTCGGGTAAGAGGGGAGCATATGGCTTATGGCACGAAATCAGAAATCTGCAGGACGAAGTTTCAGACCATAAGCTATACGCTATAAGCCATTAGCTCTTATCGGTGGCTGAGGGTGGGAGCAGAGGAAGAGCGAGTCGAGGATAGCAAATGGCTCTGATCCGATTACGTGCTATGCGCCATAAGCTATATGCTATCAGCTCTTGGTGAGCCATCAGCTCTCGTCGGGCACGAGCACGGCGGTGAGAAGGGCATAGGCTGCTTCGACGACCTTGGTCATTTCTTCGGCCTTCTTGTAGGCCTGCATGTATTTCTTGGGATTGTTGGTCAGGTTTGAATAGCGGGCTGGGTTCCAGTTGTAGAGCTGCACGCGCTTGGCCCGTTCCAGGTCCTCGGAGGTGATGGGAAGCGTGAGTTCCAGAATCTCCAGTGCGTGGGCGATTTCTTTGGGGATGACGTCATCACTCATTTCTGTACTGTGACAAAGCTGGACCAGGCCTGTCAAACCGAGGCGGCAGCTATTTTGATCATCCTGCGAGTCCGCTGATCTGACGTTATGGGAACTGTTCTACCGATCCTTCAGGCCGCTCCCATCTTTACGAACAAAGACTATCGTGAGGTCCTGCGCAAGGAAATGGACGCGGGCAAGATTCCGCTCAGCCTCGGGCGCGATTGCCCGGTGAAGTGCGAGTTCTGCTATGAGCTCGACCATTCCTACCGCGAAACGTTCGACCCTCCCAAAACCAGCGACGAAGACTGGAAATATATCCTCGACTACATCAGCAAGAAGCCCACTGATCCGAAACAGTTCTGGTGTCTGGGCGGCAACGAATATATGGAATGGACGGATCTGTTCCTCCATCCGAAGGCGATGGAATGGGTCGAGGACTTTCTCACCTATACGGACAAGAGCATCCAGTTCTTCACGGTGGGATATGTCCATGTCCCGAAGATCCACCAACTCGTGGCGCAGTTCCCTGGACGGATCAACTTCGAACTCTCCGTCATCACGCTGAGCGACTATCGGCAGAAGCTCATGCCGCATGCGCCGTCGGTGAAACATGTGCTGAAAGTCTTGGATGGACCGGCGGTCTCCTCGGCGAATTTCTATGCATTCGATGTGGATACGATGTCGAAGGATGCGGCGCTGATCTCCTCGATCAACCAGAACTGTGTGCTCTGGATGGGGACGCTGACACCGGTGCGGGGGTTGAAGGAGGATACGGCTTTTCTCATGCGGCAGGGGCGCGAGCATCTGCCGGAGGAAGCTCTGCGAATTTATGACGCGGGATTGCCCAACCTCCAGACGATCCATACCGAGTCCTATGCGACGGCCTTTCTGAACCGGAAACGGATCGTGAGTTCCTTCGATTCGTTGGAGATGGAAAAGAAGGATACGATCGTGACGGCAGGGAGTGTCCACAAGGTGTTGAACCTGTTCCGGAAGAACCGGGCCAAGTTCCTCTATGTGCCGAATGCGATGTTGAGCGGCGATTCTGATTGCACGGTCCTCTTAACGTTCGACGACATCGCCCGCCGGTTGACGAAGGAAAAAGTGGTGCACATTCCCAAATGCATCATGCAGTCCGGCCGTGGTCCCTATAGCGACATCACCGGGGTGACGCTGGAGCAATTCGCGAAGAAGACCGGCGTGACGGTGAAGGTCCTGCACAAGATCGATACGCGATATGCCAATGAGTTGCTCTATCGGAACGGTTCGCTTCAGAACTTTGTGGAGAATTATCTCCGAAATCCGATGAGGCAGGAGTATGACGCGCTTCCACGTCCAAGCTAGCAGGATGCTGCGGTCTTGCTGAACGGCCTTTTTGAGCATCCTGCGGAGCCTATTCCGGTGTGCCGTACATGGAGACTATAGAAGTCCCTTGATAGGAGGTCCTTATGCCAGACCGACGGTCACTCAAATTTTATCAAGCCGACGTATTTTCGGGGGAGCCGTTCGGTGGTAATCCCGTCGCCGTGTTTCCCGATGCAGACGGCCTGACAGACGATGAACTGCAACAGATTGCCCGGGAGATGAATCTTTCAGAAACCGTCTTTGTCTTTCCTCCGACGGATCAGGCGGCTGTGGTCAAGCTCCGCATCTTCACACCCACCCAGGAGATTCCCTTCGCCGGCCATCCGGTGCTGGGGACCTTCTTCATCCTGGCCGAGTTGGGCATCATCCCGGTCAAAGAATCGATGACGCGGGTGATGCAGGAATGCAACATCGGCCTCTTTCCCGTCGAACTCCATGCGGAAGATGGTCTGGTGGAGCGGGTCGTGATGACGCAGCCCAAGCCAGAGTTTCTGGGCCCCGTGGAGGAGGCGGAGGATCTGTACAAGGTTGCCAGTGCTCTGGGTCTGGCCAAACATGTGATCGCCGACATGAAGTGGCCGATCGAGGTGGTATCCACCGGATTGCCCGTGATGATTGTCCCGGTGCGCACGCTGACGGCGGTGCGGTCGATCCGTCCCGATGCTTCGGCCATTACGGATGTCTGCCGGCGCTTCGGTGCCAATGGCATCATGGTCTTTACGACCGTAACGGTGGAACCCACTGCGACGGTCCATGCCAGGATGTTCGCTCCGTCGATCGGCATTCTTGAGGATCCTGCGACCGGCAGCGCGAGCGGGGCCTTGGGTGCCTACCTGGTGCAGAATCGGGTGGTGGAGGTGGCCTCGACGACTGATATTGTGGTGGAGCAGGGCTATGAGATCGAACGGCCCTCGCAAATCTTCGTGCAGGTCGAGTCGGAGCACGAGGTCATCCAAACGGTCAAGGTGGGCGGGCAATGTGTGATGGTCGTCGAAGGCACCTTAAAATTCTAACCGGTTGCTGAAAAAGGCCGCCAGCTTCGTTCTCGCCTCGACAGCATCCTCAACGTACCCCTGAGGGTACGCCTCCGGTGCTGCCATCGTCTGCGGCCTTGCTGACGACCTTTTTGAGCAACCTGCTTGTGGGACAGGTCCAGTTGGTAAGAAGCACAACCGAACTCTCCCTCTCCCTCAAGCTTCTGCCGGTTTTCTCCGATCTGGTTCTATGATGCACGCGGTGGTCTAGCAAGGAGCCGAATATGAAAGCTGTTCTTTTTCGGGCGCATGGTGGACCGGACAAACTCTCGTATGAAGACCTGCCGATGCCGACGATCGGCCCGGATGAGGTGCTGGTCCGGGTGAAAGCCTGTGCCTTGAACCATCTGGATATTTGGATTCGCCAGGGGAGTCCGGCCTATCCTATGCCGATGCCGCATGTCTCAGGGTCGGATGTGGCCGGGATCGTGGAACAAGTGGGGGCGCAAGCCGATCATGTGACGGTCGGGCAGCGCGTGTTTCTGTCGCCTGGGATCAGTTGCTGGAAATGCGAACAGTGTCTGGCAGGACGGGACAACTTCTGCCGCTCCTACAGCCTGCTTGGGGCGATGATGCATGGCGGGTATGCCGAGTATGTGAAGGTGCCGTTTCGCAATGTGATGCCGATTCCGGAGAACCTCTCGTTCGAGCAGGCGGCGGCCTTTCCGCTCGTCTCTGTGACTGCCTCGCACATGCTGTTTGCGCAGGCCGGCCTTCAACATGGTGAGACGGTGTTGATCATGGGGGGAGGGAGCGGAGTGGGGACCATGGCCATCCAACTGGCGAAGCTCGCCGGGGCGCGTGTGATCACGACGGTTGGATCGGATGACAAGATTCCCAAGGCTGTCATTCTGGGGGCCGATGCCGTCATCAACCATGCGAAGGAGAATGTCGCAGAACGTGTGAAGCTGCTGACCGAAGGCCATGGCGTCGATGTGGTCTTTGAGCATATCGGCCCGGAGGTATGGGAGAGCTGTTTGGCGTCGTTGGCGAAGGGTGGTCGCTTGATTACCTGTGGGGCGACGACCGGCGCCGAAGTGAAGGTCGATCTTCGGTACATCTATTCCCGACAGTACAGCATCAAGGGCTCCTACATGGGCACGCGGGCTGAACTGGTGAAGGCTGCGGAGCTGATGGGGCAAAAGCGTTTGATTGCCGTGATCGACCGCACCTATCCTCTCCAAGAGGCCAGGGCAGCGCAAGAGCAGATGCTCAGCCGCAAGTTCTTCGGCAAAATCGTGCTGACAATGTGACGGATGTTGAAAACGGCTTCTCGCTGCGTTCTCATCTCGTCAAAATCCTCAACGTACCCGAGAGGGTACGCCTCCGGTTTTGACTCGCCTGCGGCCTTGCAGAAGACCGTTTTGAACATCCTGTTCGATTGCTCTCCTGAGCAGTCCGGCGTCCTCAGTCTCCGCGCTTTCTGCAGCCTCGCTGGCTGACCGCTTTGAGTGCCCCCGTCTAACTGTGATACTCTGAATCAAAACTGATTGAATGCGGCAGGTGCTCTTTTCATTCAATACCATTCACGAGAGGGAGGGAAACCATGTCTACCGTATCCAAGATTATGAGCAAGCAGCCCAAGACTGTCGGGCCCAGTGTGTCGATTGTGAGCGCGGCCAAAAAAATGAAGGCTGCGCGAGTGGGGTCTCTGTTTGTGAAGAGGGGGAAGAAGTTGGTCGGAATTGTGACCGACACGGATATTGTCCGCCGGGCTGTGGCAACCAGTAAGCCTCTTGGCAAGATGACGGTCGAGAAGATCATGACGACCCCCATTTGCACGATCGAGGGGGCGCAGTCGGTGGATGAGGCGCAGGATATGATGGGTGACTTGGGCGTACGCCATCTTGCCGTCACCAAGTCCGGCGAAATTGTCGGGGTAGTCTCCGTGCGGGATGTGATGATGTTTTATAAGCGGTATGCCCAATCGAGCATTAAGCCGGAGGCTCCATATTCTGAACCAAAGATATCGCAAGATTGACGGATGTTGAAAACGGCCTCCAGCTTCGTTCTCGGCTCATCAAAATCCTCAACGTACCCGAGAGGGTACGCCTCCGGTTTTGACTCGCCTGCGGCCTTGCTGGAAGGCCGTTTTGAACATCCTGTGGTGAGGAAAAGTTAAAGGCGAAGAAGCAGCGAGAATGTCGGAAGAGTCCGAGCCCACCCCCGTACCCCTAGCCGCTTGCCCCTGACCTATTTCGAGAGTTCTTTGACCAGGTGG
This portion of the Nitrospirota bacterium genome encodes:
- a CDS encoding zinc-binding dehydrogenase — its product is MKAVLFRAHGGPDKLSYEDLPMPTIGPDEVLVRVKACALNHLDIWIRQGSPAYPMPMPHVSGSDVAGIVEQVGAQADHVTVGQRVFLSPGISCWKCEQCLAGRDNFCRSYSLLGAMMHGGYAEYVKVPFRNVMPIPENLSFEQAAAFPLVSVTASHMLFAQAGLQHGETVLIMGGGSGVGTMAIQLAKLAGARVITTVGSDDKIPKAVILGADAVINHAKENVAERVKLLTEGHGVDVVFEHIGPEVWESCLASLAKGGRLITCGATTGAEVKVDLRYIYSRQYSIKGSYMGTRAELVKAAELMGQKRLIAVIDRTYPLQEARAAQEQMLSRKFFGKIVLTM
- a CDS encoding radical SAM protein → MSSSGLVQIQGLAPIKKEDRKSSKVMLLFPPEWVPTAPYLALPSLTAILREAGHHVSQRDINIEMYDHFFTMEFLIWVKARLGMQLKPLQDKEKAGTLTEREADQKAVVEQAYAVDVFDLAERAEDAKLIVRGERFYQAEKLEGALNCFREVMHYISAAYYPASIVFYPMESNLGYRPGVSKEVFACLDDEQVNVYRDICNQLVMPAVAKEKPDVVGVSIGTQMQLLAGLTFCKMIKETFPHIHVVVGGNVVTRLQEELPNQERFFTEIFDSAILYEGEHALLWLVEALNGERPISSVPNLMYRDESGVHRSPEVYTEKTTALPLPDFEGLPLEKYFVPELIIPYLATRGCYWGRCTFCDHGQGYFDQYRGVPAQQVVEQIKTLRDKYNCRHFLFSDESYPPALFKKVSQLLVDQNVGIKWTTLIRFEETLQDQEIWDLAAKAGCCTLYYGMESANERVLNLMDKHAKKSVIQNNLHQAAKAGIWNHVMAFYGFPGETRDEALETRQFVIDNQPVIHSVELFYFVAYRHTPMVRNPEKFGITIHKQEDYDLPLDYYYTLNDPSTLSCLDAMQLCEEFYKNDFQPWAVRVNSREHVFLYISKYGTNQLPQIYAQQTQSLGSPDGVSGLVTWPVAVSEGEDGREGMSRVVSHGVG
- a CDS encoding CBS domain-containing protein; the protein is MSTVSKIMSKQPKTVGPSVSIVSAAKKMKAARVGSLFVKRGKKLVGIVTDTDIVRRAVATSKPLGKMTVEKIMTTPICTIEGAQSVDEAQDMMGDLGVRHLAVTKSGEIVGVVSVRDVMMFYKRYAQSSIKPEAPYSEPKISQD
- a CDS encoding PhzF family phenazine biosynthesis protein, giving the protein MPDRRSLKFYQADVFSGEPFGGNPVAVFPDADGLTDDELQQIAREMNLSETVFVFPPTDQAAVVKLRIFTPTQEIPFAGHPVLGTFFILAELGIIPVKESMTRVMQECNIGLFPVELHAEDGLVERVVMTQPKPEFLGPVEEAEDLYKVASALGLAKHVIADMKWPIEVVSTGLPVMIVPVRTLTAVRSIRPDASAITDVCRRFGANGIMVFTTVTVEPTATVHARMFAPSIGILEDPATGSASGALGAYLVQNRVVEVASTTDIVVEQGYEIERPSQIFVQVESEHEVIQTVKVGGQCVMVVEGTLKF